The Trichosurus vulpecula isolate mTriVul1 chromosome 3, mTriVul1.pri, whole genome shotgun sequence genome includes a window with the following:
- the HNRNPH1 gene encoding heterogeneous nuclear ribonucleoprotein H isoform X1 translates to MMLSTEGGEGFVVKVRGLPWSCSADEVQRFFSECKIQNGASGIRFIYTREGRPSGEAFVELESEDEVKLALKKDRETMGHRYVEVFKSNNVEMDWVLKHTGPNSPDTANDGFVRLRGLPFGCSKEEIVQFFSGLEIVPNGITLPVDFQGRSTGEAFVQFASQEIAEKALKKHKERIGHRYIEIFKSSRAEVRTHYDPPRKLMAMQRPGPYDRPGAGRGYNSIGRGAGFERMRRGAYGGGYGGYDDYNGYNDGYGFGSDRFGRDLNYCFSGMSDHRYGDGGSTFQSTTGHCVHMRGLPYRATENDIYNFFSPLNPVRVHIEIGPDGRVTGEADVEFATHEDAVAAMSKDKANMQHRYVELFLNSTAGASGGAYEHRYVELFLNSTAGASGGAYGSQMMGGMGLSNQSSYGGPASQQLSGGYGGGYGGQSSMSGYDQVLQENSSDFQSNIA, encoded by the exons ATGATGCTGAGCACTGAAGGCGGAGAAGGCTTCGTGGTGAAGGTCCGGGGCTTGCCCTGGTCCTGCTCGGCCGATGAAGTCCAACGCTTTTTCTCGG AATGCAAAATTCAAAATGGGGCATCAGGCATTCGTTTCATCTATACCCGAGAAGGCAGACCAAGTGGAGAAGCATTTGTTGAACTTGAATCAGAAGATGAAGTCAAATTGGCActgaaaaaagacagagaaactaTGGGACACAGATATGTTGAAG TATTCAAGTCAAACAACGTTGAAATGGATTGGGTGTTGAAGCATACTGGTCCAAATAGTCCTGACACTGCCAATGATGGCTTTGTGCGCCTTAGAGGACTCCCATTTGGCTGTAGCAAGGAAGaaattgttcagtttttttcag GGTTGGAAATCGTGCCAAATGGGATAACATTGCCGGTGGACTTCCAGGGGAGGAGTACGGGGGAGGCCTTCGTGCAGTTTGCTTCACAGGAAATAGCTGAAAAGGCTCTAAAGAAACACAAGGAAAGAATAGGGCACAG GTACATTGAAATCTTCAAGAGCAGCCGGGCAGAAGTTCGGACTCATTATGATCCTCCTCGAAAGCTAATGGCTATGCAGCGACCAGGTCCTTATGACAGGCCTGGGGCTGGCAGAGGCTATAACAGCATTGGtagaggagctgggtttgaaaGAATGAGGCGAGGTGCCTACGGTGGAG GGTATGGAGGCTATGATGACTACAATGGATATAATGATGGATATGGCTTTGGGTCGGATAGATTTGGAAGAG ACCTCAATTACTGTTTTTCAGGAATGTCTGATCATAGATATGGAGATGGTGGATCCACTTTCCAGAGTACAACAGGCCATTGTGTGCACATGAGAGGATTACCTTACAGAGCTACTGAAAATGATATTTACAAT TTTTTCTCACCACTCAACCCTGTTCGAGTACACATTGAAATTGGACCTGATGGCAGAGTGACTGGAGAAGCAGATGTTGAATTTGCTACTCATGAAGATGCTGTGGCAGCTATGTCAAAAGACAAAGCCAATATGC AGCACAGATATGTAGAACTCTTCTTGAATTCTACAGCAGGAGCAAGCGGTGGTGCTTACG AACACAGATATGTAGAACTCTTCTTGAATTCTACAGCAGGAGCAAGCGGTGGTGCTTATGGTAGCCAAATGATGGGAGGCATGGGCTTGT CAAACCAGTCCAGTTATGGTGGTCCAGCTAGCCAGCAGCTGAGTGGGGGTTACGGAGGAGGCTACGGTGGTCAAAGCAGCATGAGCGGATATG ACCAAGTTTTACAGGAAAACTCCAGTGATTTTCAATCAAACATTGCATAG
- the HNRNPH1 gene encoding heterogeneous nuclear ribonucleoprotein H isoform X3: MMLSTEGGEGFVVKVRGLPWSCSADEVQRFFSECKIQNGASGIRFIYTREGRPSGEAFVELESEDEVKLALKKDRETMGHRYVEVFKSNNVEMDWVLKHTGPNSPDTANDGFVRLRGLPFGCSKEEIVQFFSGLEIVPNGITLPVDFQGRSTGEAFVQFASQEIAEKALKKHKERIGHRYIEIFKSSRAEVRTHYDPPRKLMAMQRPGPYDRPGAGRGYNSIGRGAGFERMRRGAYGGGYGGYDDYNGYNDGYGFGSDRFGRDLNYCFSGMSDHRYGDGGSTFQSTTGHCVHMRGLPYRATENDIYNFFSPLNPVRVHIEIGPDGRVTGEADVEFATHEDAVAAMSKDKANMQHRYVELFLNSTAGASGGAYEHRYVELFLNSTAGASGGAYGSQMMGGMGLSNQSSYGGPASQQLSGGYGGGYGGQSSMSGYGSQGAMNSSYYSSGSRASMGVNGMGGMSGMSSMSGGWGM, from the exons ATGATGCTGAGCACTGAAGGCGGAGAAGGCTTCGTGGTGAAGGTCCGGGGCTTGCCCTGGTCCTGCTCGGCCGATGAAGTCCAACGCTTTTTCTCGG AATGCAAAATTCAAAATGGGGCATCAGGCATTCGTTTCATCTATACCCGAGAAGGCAGACCAAGTGGAGAAGCATTTGTTGAACTTGAATCAGAAGATGAAGTCAAATTGGCActgaaaaaagacagagaaactaTGGGACACAGATATGTTGAAG TATTCAAGTCAAACAACGTTGAAATGGATTGGGTGTTGAAGCATACTGGTCCAAATAGTCCTGACACTGCCAATGATGGCTTTGTGCGCCTTAGAGGACTCCCATTTGGCTGTAGCAAGGAAGaaattgttcagtttttttcag GGTTGGAAATCGTGCCAAATGGGATAACATTGCCGGTGGACTTCCAGGGGAGGAGTACGGGGGAGGCCTTCGTGCAGTTTGCTTCACAGGAAATAGCTGAAAAGGCTCTAAAGAAACACAAGGAAAGAATAGGGCACAG GTACATTGAAATCTTCAAGAGCAGCCGGGCAGAAGTTCGGACTCATTATGATCCTCCTCGAAAGCTAATGGCTATGCAGCGACCAGGTCCTTATGACAGGCCTGGGGCTGGCAGAGGCTATAACAGCATTGGtagaggagctgggtttgaaaGAATGAGGCGAGGTGCCTACGGTGGAG GGTATGGAGGCTATGATGACTACAATGGATATAATGATGGATATGGCTTTGGGTCGGATAGATTTGGAAGAG ACCTCAATTACTGTTTTTCAGGAATGTCTGATCATAGATATGGAGATGGTGGATCCACTTTCCAGAGTACAACAGGCCATTGTGTGCACATGAGAGGATTACCTTACAGAGCTACTGAAAATGATATTTACAAT TTTTTCTCACCACTCAACCCTGTTCGAGTACACATTGAAATTGGACCTGATGGCAGAGTGACTGGAGAAGCAGATGTTGAATTTGCTACTCATGAAGATGCTGTGGCAGCTATGTCAAAAGACAAAGCCAATATGC AGCACAGATATGTAGAACTCTTCTTGAATTCTACAGCAGGAGCAAGCGGTGGTGCTTACG AACACAGATATGTAGAACTCTTCTTGAATTCTACAGCAGGAGCAAGCGGTGGTGCTTATGGTAGCCAAATGATGGGAGGCATGGGCTTGT CAAACCAGTCCAGTTATGGTGGTCCAGCTAGCCAGCAGCTGAGTGGGGGTTACGGAGGAGGCTACGGTGGTCAAAGCAGCATGAGCGGATATG GGAGCCAAGGAGCGATGAACAGCAGCTACTACAGTAGCGGGAGCCGTGCATCTATGGGAGTGAACGGAATGGGAGGGATGTCTGGCATGTCCAGTATGAGTGGTGGATGGGGAATGTAA
- the HNRNPH1 gene encoding heterogeneous nuclear ribonucleoprotein H isoform X2 gives MAMQRPGPYDRPGAGRGYNSIGRGAGFERMRRGAYGGGYGGYDDYNGYNDGYGFGSDRFGRDLNYCFSGMSDHRYGDGGSTFQSTTGHCVHMRGLPYRATENDIYNFFSPLNPVRVHIEIGPDGRVTGEADVEFATHEDAVAAMSKDKANMQHRYVELFLNSTAGASGGAYEHRYVELFLNSTAGASGGAYGSQMMGGMGLSNQSSYGGPASQQLSGGYGGGYGGQSSMSGYDQVLQENSSDFQSNIA, from the exons ATGGCTATGCAGCGACCAGGTCCTTATGACAGGCCTGGGGCTGGCAGAGGCTATAACAGCATTGGtagaggagctgggtttgaaaGAATGAGGCGAGGTGCCTACGGTGGAG GGTATGGAGGCTATGATGACTACAATGGATATAATGATGGATATGGCTTTGGGTCGGATAGATTTGGAAGAG ACCTCAATTACTGTTTTTCAGGAATGTCTGATCATAGATATGGAGATGGTGGATCCACTTTCCAGAGTACAACAGGCCATTGTGTGCACATGAGAGGATTACCTTACAGAGCTACTGAAAATGATATTTACAAT TTTTTCTCACCACTCAACCCTGTTCGAGTACACATTGAAATTGGACCTGATGGCAGAGTGACTGGAGAAGCAGATGTTGAATTTGCTACTCATGAAGATGCTGTGGCAGCTATGTCAAAAGACAAAGCCAATATGC AGCACAGATATGTAGAACTCTTCTTGAATTCTACAGCAGGAGCAAGCGGTGGTGCTTACG AACACAGATATGTAGAACTCTTCTTGAATTCTACAGCAGGAGCAAGCGGTGGTGCTTATGGTAGCCAAATGATGGGAGGCATGGGCTTGT CAAACCAGTCCAGTTATGGTGGTCCAGCTAGCCAGCAGCTGAGTGGGGGTTACGGAGGAGGCTACGGTGGTCAAAGCAGCATGAGCGGATATG ACCAAGTTTTACAGGAAAACTCCAGTGATTTTCAATCAAACATTGCATAG